In the Cherax quadricarinatus isolate ZL_2023a chromosome 98, ASM3850222v1, whole genome shotgun sequence genome, one interval contains:
- the LOC138855521 gene encoding dentin sialophosphoprotein-like translates to MVEWVISDIPSSLKEQIQKESHVANKLIMEEVCVRGVRAGYPLADGSGRPHGPSERDTCHLVDGSGRPHGPSERDKGHLADGSGRPHGPSETDTCHLADGSGRPHGPSETDTCHLVDGSGSPHGPSETDTCHQADGSGRPHGPSERDTCRLADGSDHPHGPCETDTCHLADGSDHPHGPSETDTCHLVDGSGRPHGPSERDTCHLADGSHLPHGSNERDNCHLADGSHLPHRPNEDTCYPTDGSHSGHELSSETSF, encoded by the coding sequence GAACAGATTCAAAAGGAATCACATGTGGCGAATAAACTGATAATGGAagaagtgtgtgtgagaggtgtcagGGCTGGTTATCCCCTGGCGGATGGCAGTGGTCGTCCACACGGACCTAGTGAGAGGGATACATGTCATCTGGTGGATGGCAGTGGTCGTCCACACGGACCTAGTGAGAGGGATAAAGGTCATCTGGCGGATGGCAGTGGTCGCCCACACGGACCTAGTGAGACAGATACCTGTCACCTGGCGGATGGCAGTGGTCGTCCACACGGACCTAGTGAGACGGATACCTGTCACCTGGTGGATGGCAGTGGTAGTCCACACGGACCTAGTGAGACGGATACCTGTCACCAGGCGGATGGCAGTGGTCGTCCACACGGACCTAGTGAGAGGGATACCTGTCGCCTGGCTGATGGCAGTGATCATCCACACGGACCTTGTGAGACGGATACATGTCACCTGGCTGATGGCAGTGATCATCCACACGGACCTAGTGAGACGGATACCTGTCACCTGGTGGATGGCAGTGGTCGTCCACACGGACCTAGTGAGAGGGATACCTGTCACCTGGCAGACGGTAGTCACCTTCCACACGGATCCAACGAGAGGGATAATTGCCACCTAGCAGACGGCAGCCACCTTCCACATAGACCCAACGAGGACACCTGTTACCCTACAGACGGAAGCCACTCAGGACACGAACTCAGTTCGGAGACAAGCTTCTGA